In Streptomyces chartreusis, the following proteins share a genomic window:
- a CDS encoding helix-turn-helix domain-containing protein: protein MTDFGAIDALLAGAKKEVPLPSAEERRTLREELNLSRAQLAQALGVSPSTVGGWESGRDPSGEVRQKYAYFLEGARGKLAAEAAEETSAEDSASSESDSQGDAPADAGQAEDSGDDDVDVLAAPQPCVLCGEPARHQVAGFPQHLDPAECGSAEAAQPEPQPQSEQGVRVVPVGRRLQTADTPDLIGTAVASALAEHSGDVESATEALVKRAIPDAMALLDHSRMGGRYDVVAHPWMPDVLRKQSSRGADQIWEARPKWSRSELPAGKHEITALDVNGAYLSALKTHLPLGQLEHSTGNHHDRRRAGIHLITPPDWEHDAYLPNPIGSRDEPGPLWVTESTLRLLLRISGPKYGLCDPPEIHESWTSGATEGLLEKFRIALKDARDRAIADNDDVTLEYVKAMYSKFVSTMGESNYNRELYRPDWMHLIRSQAFANLWWKAHRAYDEGLMVVRAMGTDELHVIGDWRAVFAEGRGVTEVKVKDVYTVGTG, encoded by the coding sequence ATGACCGACTTCGGCGCGATCGACGCGCTGCTCGCCGGCGCCAAGAAGGAAGTCCCGCTGCCGTCCGCCGAGGAACGGCGCACCTTGCGCGAAGAACTGAACCTCTCGCGTGCCCAGCTCGCGCAGGCACTGGGGGTCAGTCCTTCCACGGTCGGGGGCTGGGAGTCCGGGCGGGATCCGAGCGGGGAAGTGCGGCAGAAGTACGCGTACTTTCTGGAGGGGGCCAGGGGCAAGCTGGCCGCGGAGGCCGCAGAGGAGACGTCGGCCGAGGACTCGGCCTCCTCCGAGAGCGACTCCCAGGGCGATGCTCCCGCCGACGCCGGGCAGGCGGAAGACAGCGGGGACGACGACGTAGACGTGCTGGCCGCGCCCCAGCCGTGCGTGCTGTGTGGGGAGCCGGCCCGTCACCAGGTCGCGGGGTTCCCTCAGCACTTGGACCCTGCGGAGTGCGGCTCTGCCGAGGCCGCGCAGCCGGAGCCGCAGCCACAGTCGGAGCAAGGCGTCCGCGTCGTCCCCGTCGGCCGCCGTCTGCAGACCGCCGACACCCCGGATCTGATCGGCACCGCCGTCGCGTCCGCGCTCGCCGAGCACTCCGGCGACGTGGAATCGGCCACGGAGGCCCTGGTCAAGCGTGCGATCCCGGACGCGATGGCACTGCTCGACCACAGCCGTATGGGCGGCCGGTACGACGTGGTCGCTCACCCGTGGATGCCGGACGTACTGCGCAAGCAGTCCTCCCGCGGCGCAGACCAGATCTGGGAAGCACGCCCCAAGTGGTCCCGGTCCGAACTGCCCGCCGGGAAGCACGAGATCACCGCGCTCGACGTCAACGGGGCGTATCTGAGCGCGCTGAAGACGCACCTGCCGCTGGGCCAGCTGGAGCACTCCACCGGCAACCACCACGACCGGCGTCGCGCGGGCATCCACCTGATCACGCCGCCCGACTGGGAGCACGACGCCTACCTGCCCAACCCGATCGGCAGCCGCGACGAGCCGGGCCCGCTGTGGGTGACGGAGTCGACGCTGCGTCTGTTGCTGCGTATTTCGGGCCCGAAGTACGGCCTGTGCGACCCGCCGGAGATCCACGAGTCATGGACCTCGGGGGCGACCGAGGGCCTGCTGGAGAAGTTCCGGATCGCCCTCAAGGACGCCCGGGACCGTGCGATCGCCGACAACGACGACGTGACGCTGGAGTACGTCAAGGCGATGTACTCGAAGTTCGTCTCCACGATGGGGGAGTCGAACTACAACCGGGAGCTGTACCGCCCCGACTGGATGCACCTCATCCGATCCCAGGCCTTCGCGAACCTGTGGTGGAAGGCGCACCGGGCCTACGACGAGGGCCTCATGGTCGTCCGCGCGATGGGCACCGACGAACTCCACGTCATCGGCGACTGGCGCGCGGTGTTCGCGGAGGGGCGCGGTGTCACCGAGGTGAAGGTCAAGGACGTCTACACCGTCGGCACCGGGTGA
- a CDS encoding helix-turn-helix domain-containing protein yields MSMSLEERVRSAVAALLHASGESQTELASALGVSQAQVSRRQSGTAAWSLVDCDAVASHYGIDVLELLAGPTRATEALPADRRRVSARPANTAPPATVDGGVR; encoded by the coding sequence ATGAGTATGAGTCTGGAGGAGCGTGTACGGTCCGCGGTGGCCGCACTCCTGCACGCGTCCGGTGAGTCGCAGACCGAACTCGCCTCGGCCCTGGGGGTGAGCCAGGCCCAGGTGAGCCGACGTCAGTCCGGTACGGCGGCCTGGAGCCTGGTCGACTGCGACGCGGTCGCCTCGCACTACGGCATCGACGTCCTCGAACTCCTGGCGGGCCCGACGAGGGCCACCGAGGCGCTGCCCGCCGACCGTCGCCGCGTCTCCGCCCGCCCGGCCAACACCGCACCGCCCGCAACCGTCGACGGGGGAGTGCGATGA
- a CDS encoding glycoside hydrolase family 15 protein, which translates to MDDLGPPFRPLRRRDGYLPLEDLGLIGDGATAALVGLDGSIPWLCLPRFDSEPVFCGLLDHARGGHFTVAPQDVTEARQRYEPDTGVLVTELRCATGLVRVTDAMAVRSGTDLTDDAPAGRGELVRSAVVLDGHVRLRVDLEPRGGGQTRALFSGLELRPSRRPDLRLHLRANRPVAGTHSVHDLAQGERLDVVLSWGRFHRHHRFDADAMLRDTVDAWRRWMKHFDYAGPEEELVRRSAITLKLCDDWANGALVAAPTSSLPAPIGGIRNWDYRYAWIRDAAFAVFALRRIGFGSEADAFLGWVLDAYEQGRGPRIMYTLDGLPVTAEVEDHELEGYRRSAPVRWGNGATDQRQHDVYGEILDCADQWLRTGREVQPALWDGLARLADAAEQAWRHPDQGIWEVRSEGRAFTYSAAMCQVALDRAATIGEQLGLPGRVAHWRTSADRLRRHILEESWDEDAQTLSAHLDGGGALDASLLALPLREVVPADHPRMAATCAAVAERLSAGDGLLYRYLHEESPDGLAGDEGAFVLCSFWLVDNLTAQGRVDEAEELYASLCARASPLGLMSEQIHPSTGEFMGNFPQAFSHIGIIASGVNLARAQAGARPGVVAS; encoded by the coding sequence ATGGACGATCTCGGTCCGCCGTTCAGGCCGCTCCGCCGACGGGACGGGTACCTGCCGCTGGAGGACCTCGGCCTCATCGGGGACGGTGCGACGGCCGCACTCGTCGGCCTGGACGGTTCCATCCCTTGGCTCTGTCTTCCGCGGTTCGACTCCGAGCCGGTGTTCTGCGGCTTGCTGGACCACGCGCGCGGCGGGCACTTCACCGTCGCGCCGCAGGACGTGACCGAGGCCCGGCAGCGTTACGAGCCGGACACCGGCGTCCTGGTCACCGAGCTGCGCTGTGCCACCGGGCTGGTGCGCGTGACCGACGCGATGGCCGTACGTTCCGGCACCGATCTCACCGACGACGCCCCGGCCGGGCGAGGCGAACTCGTACGGTCGGCCGTCGTCCTTGACGGCCACGTCAGACTGCGTGTGGACCTGGAGCCGCGCGGCGGCGGACAGACACGTGCCCTGTTCAGCGGACTGGAGCTGCGCCCTTCGCGGCGCCCGGACCTGCGCCTGCACCTCCGCGCCAACCGCCCAGTCGCCGGCACGCACAGCGTCCACGACCTGGCACAGGGAGAGCGGCTCGACGTCGTACTGTCCTGGGGCCGCTTCCACCGCCACCACCGGTTCGACGCGGACGCGATGCTGCGGGACACGGTCGACGCCTGGCGACGCTGGATGAAGCACTTCGACTACGCCGGTCCCGAGGAGGAGTTGGTCCGGCGCTCCGCGATCACCTTGAAGCTGTGCGACGACTGGGCCAACGGCGCACTGGTCGCCGCGCCCACCTCGTCCCTGCCGGCGCCGATCGGCGGCATCCGCAACTGGGACTACCGCTACGCCTGGATCCGTGACGCGGCCTTCGCCGTGTTCGCCCTGCGCCGCATCGGCTTCGGCAGCGAGGCGGACGCCTTCCTGGGATGGGTCCTGGACGCCTACGAGCAGGGCCGGGGCCCCCGGATCATGTACACCCTCGACGGCCTCCCGGTGACCGCCGAGGTGGAGGACCACGAGCTGGAGGGGTACCGCCGTTCCGCCCCGGTGCGCTGGGGCAACGGTGCGACCGACCAGCGTCAGCACGACGTGTACGGCGAGATCCTGGACTGCGCCGACCAGTGGCTGCGCACCGGCCGGGAGGTCCAGCCGGCGCTGTGGGACGGGCTGGCTCGGCTGGCCGACGCCGCGGAGCAGGCGTGGCGGCACCCCGACCAGGGGATCTGGGAGGTCCGCAGCGAGGGCCGGGCCTTCACGTACTCGGCCGCGATGTGCCAGGTGGCCCTGGACCGGGCGGCGACCATCGGCGAGCAGCTGGGCCTACCCGGACGGGTCGCGCACTGGCGGACGTCGGCCGACCGGCTGCGCCGGCACATTCTGGAGGAGTCCTGGGACGAGGACGCACAGACCCTGAGCGCCCATCTCGACGGCGGCGGCGCCCTGGACGCCAGCCTCCTGGCGCTCCCGCTGCGTGAGGTCGTTCCTGCGGACCACCCTCGGATGGCGGCGACCTGCGCGGCCGTCGCGGAGCGCCTCTCGGCCGGCGACGGCCTGCTCTACCGCTATCTGCACGAGGAGTCACCCGACGGACTGGCGGGCGACGAGGGCGCCTTCGTGCTGTGCAGCTTCTGGCTGGTCGACAACCTCACCGCCCAGGGGCGGGTAGACGAGGCCGAAGAGCTGTATGCCTCGCTGTGCGCACGGGCCAGTCCGCTCGGCCTGATGTCGGAGCAGATCCACCCGTCCACAGGAGAGTTCATGGGCAACTTTCCCCAGGCGTTCAGTCACATCGGGATCATCGCCAGCGGCGTCAACCTCGCACGAGCGCAAGCGGGGGCACGTCCGGGGGTGGTGGCATCGTGA
- a CDS encoding glucose-6-phosphate dehydrogenase, which produces MINHLAVLGGTGDLSARFLLPALAALRAAGHLGDGFRLTAASRQDWDSARFRQWAAGQLDRHADTCPADARQSIVDAARYQRADVTDPSDVAALIAPDEPLAVYLALPPALFPAVVTALHRAKLPPGSRIVLEKPFGEELADAVALNRLLADTLPEESVFRVDHFLAMTTVQNVLGSRLANRVLEPIWNSTHIAEVEIVWDETLALEGRAGYYDGVGALKDMLQNHLLQLLCLVAMEPPITLGERDLRDRKVDVLRSVRPLSDADVVRRTRRARYLAGRIGDRDVPAYADEEGVAPERRTETFAEVELQLDSWRWSGTNFRLRTGKALAADRKEVAVHFRAVPHLPFGHGGEALPNSLIFGLEPEGLTLDITGIGSKTHTFVPLELTAQMDPPELPAYGRLLLDVLNGDPALSIRGDEAEEAWRVFEPVLSAWSRGVVPLGEYAAGSDGPVSEGSGGLWHEGAGTDGPGGRPRAARGRAPTARPRGAP; this is translated from the coding sequence GTGATCAATCATCTCGCCGTCCTCGGCGGGACGGGAGACCTCAGCGCGCGCTTCCTGCTGCCGGCCCTGGCGGCGCTGCGAGCGGCGGGGCATCTCGGCGACGGCTTCCGGCTGACGGCTGCCAGCCGCCAGGACTGGGACAGCGCACGGTTCCGGCAGTGGGCGGCCGGTCAGCTCGACCGCCACGCCGACACCTGTCCGGCGGACGCCCGTCAGTCGATCGTGGATGCCGCCCGCTATCAACGGGCGGACGTCACGGACCCGTCCGACGTCGCGGCGCTCATCGCCCCCGATGAACCCCTCGCCGTCTATCTCGCCCTTCCACCGGCGCTCTTCCCCGCCGTGGTCACCGCCCTGCACCGGGCGAAACTGCCGCCGGGCAGCCGGATCGTGCTGGAGAAGCCCTTCGGTGAGGAGCTGGCCGACGCGGTGGCGCTGAACCGGCTGCTCGCCGACACCCTGCCGGAGGAGTCGGTGTTCCGCGTCGACCACTTCCTGGCGATGACGACCGTCCAGAACGTCCTCGGCAGCAGGCTCGCCAACCGCGTCCTCGAACCCATCTGGAACAGCACCCACATCGCCGAGGTGGAGATCGTCTGGGACGAGACCCTCGCCCTGGAGGGCAGGGCCGGCTACTACGACGGTGTCGGCGCCCTCAAGGACATGCTCCAGAACCACCTGCTGCAACTGCTCTGCCTGGTGGCCATGGAACCGCCGATCACCCTCGGCGAACGCGACCTGCGCGACCGCAAGGTCGATGTGCTGCGGTCGGTCCGCCCGCTGTCCGACGCCGACGTCGTACGCCGTACCCGCCGCGCCCGCTATCTCGCGGGCCGGATCGGCGACCGGGACGTGCCCGCGTACGCCGACGAGGAGGGCGTCGCCCCCGAGCGGCGTACGGAGACCTTCGCCGAGGTCGAGCTGCAACTCGACAGCTGGCGCTGGTCGGGCACGAACTTCCGCCTCCGCACCGGGAAGGCCCTCGCGGCGGACCGCAAGGAAGTCGCCGTGCACTTCCGCGCCGTACCGCACCTGCCCTTCGGCCACGGCGGGGAAGCCCTGCCCAACTCGCTGATCTTCGGCCTGGAACCGGAGGGCCTGACCCTGGACATCACGGGCATCGGATCGAAGACCCACACCTTCGTCCCGCTCGAACTGACGGCACAGATGGATCCGCCCGAACTCCCCGCCTACGGCAGGCTCCTGCTCGACGTCCTGAACGGCGACCCGGCCCTGTCCATCCGCGGTGACGAGGCCGAGGAGGCGTGGCGGGTCTTCGAGCCCGTGCTGTCCGCGTGGTCGAGGGGCGTCGTGCCGCTCGGCGAGTACGCGGCGGGTTCGGACGGGCCGGTGAGCGAGGGGTCGGGAGGGCTGTGGCACGAGGGCGCGGGAACGGACGGGCCGGGCGGTCGTCCGCGGGCCGCTCGGGGACGGGCGCCCACCGCGCGTCCCCGTGGAGCGCCGTGA
- a CDS encoding gluconokinase, with amino-acid sequence MGVSGTGKSTVAHSLAQRLAIPFAEADEFHSPGNIAKMSAGIPLDDSDRRPWLQAIGRWLHEHAVGGSGGVVTCSALKRRYRDTLREAAPSVFFLHLTASEEVLERRIGHRTGHFMPESLLASQLATLEPLAPDERGAVLDTGPPPDTVAARAVALLPRPNERAEE; translated from the coding sequence ATGGGGGTCTCCGGCACCGGCAAGTCCACGGTGGCGCACTCGCTGGCGCAGCGCCTCGCGATCCCCTTCGCGGAGGCGGACGAGTTCCACTCCCCCGGCAACATCGCCAAGATGTCCGCGGGCATCCCGCTCGACGACTCGGACCGCCGGCCCTGGCTGCAGGCCATCGGCCGGTGGCTCCACGAGCACGCCGTGGGCGGGAGCGGCGGTGTGGTGACGTGCTCGGCGTTGAAGCGGCGCTACCGCGACACGCTCCGGGAGGCCGCACCCAGTGTCTTCTTCCTCCATCTGACGGCGAGTGAGGAAGTGCTGGAGCGACGGATCGGCCATCGCACGGGGCACTTCATGCCGGAGTCCCTCCTCGCGTCGCAGCTGGCGACCCTGGAGCCCCTCGCGCCGGACGAGCGGGGAGCCGTACTGGACACCGGCCCGCCTCCCGACACGGTCGCCGCACGTGCCGTAGCCCTGCTGCCGCGCCCGAACGAGCGGGCTGAGGAGTAG
- a CDS encoding universal stress protein — translation MGDQREDAGRIVVGVDGSDSSKQALRWAVRQAELTGAAVEAVTAWDIPQFHGSLAWLPPSSSDEGALEARARQELEDAVEEAMGSRPPVEVRTVVRHGTPASVLLNAAREASLLVVGSRGLGGFAGLLLGSVAQHCVQHAACPVVVFREGTE, via the coding sequence GTGGGTGACCAGCGGGAAGACGCGGGCCGCATCGTCGTAGGAGTGGACGGTTCGGACTCGTCCAAGCAGGCCCTGCGTTGGGCGGTGCGGCAGGCGGAGTTGACCGGTGCCGCGGTGGAGGCCGTGACGGCCTGGGACATCCCCCAGTTCCACGGATCGCTCGCCTGGCTGCCGCCGTCCAGCAGCGACGAAGGGGCCCTGGAGGCCCGGGCACGCCAGGAACTCGAAGACGCCGTGGAGGAGGCGATGGGCTCCCGGCCGCCGGTGGAGGTACGGACCGTCGTGCGCCACGGCACCCCCGCGAGCGTGCTTCTCAATGCTGCCCGCGAGGCGTCCTTGCTCGTGGTCGGCAGCCGCGGACTCGGCGGATTCGCCGGACTGCTGCTGGGGTCGGTCGCCCAGCACTGCGTTCAGCACGCCGCGTGCCCGGTCGTCGTCTTCCGCGAGGGCACGGAGTAG